The DNA segment CTCGCGGGCGATCATGAGTTCCTCGTTCGTGTTCACGACGAGGGCGGGCACGCTTTCCGGCGTGGTAATGGGGCCCGACTGTCCGCGCACCGCCCCGGCATTCGCCGCCCCGTCCACCTCGAAGCCGAGCAGACCCAGCTGGGCGAGGGTCGCCGCCCGCACGGTCGCGCTGTTCTCGCCGATCCCGCCCGTGAACACCAGGCCGTCCAGCCGCCCCAGCGCCACCGCCATCCCCGCGACCGTCTTCGCCAGCCGGTAGACGAACACGTCCACGGCGAGCCTCGCGCCCGCGTGCCCGCGCGAGGCGGCCTCCTCCAGCTCGCGCATGTCGTTCGTGAGGGTGGAGAGGCCCAGCAGCCCGCTCTCCTTGTTCAGCGCCGAGGTGATCTCGCCCAGGCTCAGGCCCGCCTGCCGGGCGAGGAAGTCGTGGAGGCCGGGGTCCACGTCGCCGCTGCGGGTGCCCATGATGACGCCCTCCAGCGGGGTGAGGCCCATGCTGGTGTCCACGCTGCGCCCGCCCCGCACGGCGGCCACGCTGCACCCGTTCCCGAGGTGGGCGGTGACGAGGTTCACGTCCGCGAGGTCGCGGCCCAGCATCCGCGCCGCCTCGCCCGCGACGTAGGCGTGGCTCGTGCCGTGGAAGCCGTAACGGCGGACGCCGTGCTGGGTGTACCAGACCTCCGGCACGGCGTAGCGGTAGGCGACCTCGGGCATGGTCTGGTGGAAGGCCGTGTCGAATACCGCGACGTGGGGCAGGTCCGGGAAGGCCGCCCGCGCCGCCTCGATGCCCGCCAGGTTCGCCGGGTTGTGCAGCGGCGCGAGGGGCACGCAGGCCCGGATCGCCTCGATGACCTCGGGCGTGATGAGGGCCGGGGCGCTGAAGCGCTCGCCGCCGTGGACGACCCGGTGCCCGACCGCACCCACGTCGCCGCGCATCCCGAGTGCGTCCAGTTCACCCAGCAGCACGCCGAACGCCTCCGGGTAGGAGCCGCCGGGCAGGGGGTGGGTCACCCGCTCGCCGCCCCGGTCCACCCGCACCGACGCCGAGCCCGAGCCCAGCCGCTCGGCGAGGCCGGAGAGCCGCACCTCGCCGGGGGCGGGGTCGAGGAGGGCGAACTTGACGCTGCTCGACCCACAGTTGAGTACCAAGGTCCACATGGGGGCATTCTCACCCACCGGGGCGGGGCTTCAGGGGGAGGCACCCGGAGACGGGGGTTGAGGGAAGGTTAGGACTTGCCGAAGTCTCCTCAGCGGACCCGCG comes from the Deinococcus aestuarii genome and includes:
- a CDS encoding acetate kinase gives rise to the protein MWTLVLNCGSSSVKFALLDPAPGEVRLSGLAERLGSGSASVRVDRGGERVTHPLPGGSYPEAFGVLLGELDALGMRGDVGAVGHRVVHGGERFSAPALITPEVIEAIRACVPLAPLHNPANLAGIEAARAAFPDLPHVAVFDTAFHQTMPEVAYRYAVPEVWYTQHGVRRYGFHGTSHAYVAGEAARMLGRDLADVNLVTAHLGNGCSVAAVRGGRSVDTSMGLTPLEGVIMGTRSGDVDPGLHDFLARQAGLSLGEITSALNKESGLLGLSTLTNDMRELEEAASRGHAGARLAVDVFVYRLAKTVAGMAVALGRLDGLVFTGGIGENSATVRAATLAQLGLLGFEVDGAANAGAVRGQSGPITTPESVPALVVNTNEELMIARETARILQGATL